In Legionella israelensis, the genomic window ATCGTCGTATCAATGGCCGAGTGGAAAATGGCAAACTTGTCCCTTTTTATACACGAAAGGAAATTAATAAGGGTGCCATTAAAGATACTGCAGAAGTTATTGTTTGGGTTGATGATGCTATTGATCGTCAGTTTCTGGAAATTCAAGGTTCAGGTGTCGTTGAATTGGAAGACGGGCAACGAATATATGTAGGATATGCAGGAGAAAATGGTGCCTCCTTTACGCCATTAGCCCGTATTCTCATTGATAAAGGCGTAATGACCAAAGATAACGCATCCATGCAGGGAATTAAGCGTTATCTTAAATCTCATCCTGAAGAAAAAAACAAGATTCTCAATCAGAATAAATCATTTGTTTTTTTCCAGAAGCTTGGTCGAGATGCAGCATATGGAGCCCAAGGAGTTGCTTTAACCCCAGGCTATTCTTTAGCTGTAGATCGTAAATGGGTACCTTTAGGTACACCTATATGGCTAAATACAACCAGTCCAGGCACACAGTCTGATTCGGAAAACAGGTTACAACGTTTAATGATTGCTCAGGATGTTGGCGGTGCAATCCGTGGACCAGTTAGAGGGGATGTCTACTGGGGGGCAGGAAAAAAAGCAACCAATGTAGCAGGTCGTATGAAGAATAAGGGATATTATTGGTT contains:
- the mltA gene encoding murein transglycosylase A, with translation MKKHLFYILPLLLCVVVVGIFWFWQPMTPSTKPEMVLHTVSFDQLPGWRAAKLKKSLIAFKTSCKAFLKQNPDRKAGSSQIPMQVKDWQQVCRSAMDVSPVTNKNARLFFQRWFTPVEFYEDKPVEGLFTGYYSPLLKGSLIQSEEYSVPLYGLPSNLVNVNLELFDETLRHRRINGRVENGKLVPFYTRKEINKGAIKDTAEVIVWVDDAIDRQFLEIQGSGVVELEDGQRIYVGYAGENGASFTPLARILIDKGVMTKDNASMQGIKRYLKSHPEEKNKILNQNKSFVFFQKLGRDAAYGAQGVALTPGYSLAVDRKWVPLGTPIWLNTTSPGTQSDSENRLQRLMIAQDVGGAIRGPVRGDVYWGAGKKATNVAGRMKNKGYYWLLLPRSVVNQLSL